One Leptolyngbya sp. CCY15150 genomic window carries:
- a CDS encoding DUF3747 domain-containing protein, which translates to MAIKSLLHRISTVTAIAGTMAGTLLMSAPALASIFGQQEVDQSRFVAIASPIGGGSSHQLLIVEQVSTTRQCWNEQGSNPTIIDPLLLTFDFTGICGRSTDSNGYSIRIAGEDLGVQYSLRVVRRGGDMVLVGVPFSRSAGQEYELGRANGVTTDFAKITLDPGWRFAKRTYEGRTLGHVYITRDTAPPTTPTTPPVVTPPVVTPPTTPPTTPPTTPPTTPPVVTPPTTPAFSDIAGDIYAADIQLAVERGFISGFLEDNTFRPRASLTREQLVSIVIEALDTLPDVNLALPTQVGSNPYRDVGASRWSAAKIQFARDNNIISGYQDGSFRPGQPVTRAELMAVLRRAAEYGQTLQGDDPTLVGNTAATSFTDISGHWGSSLITQMSTYCGVASPLNETGQRFSPDEAALRNYATAATVRMLRCLED; encoded by the coding sequence ATGGCTATAAAATCCCTTCTTCATCGCATCTCCACAGTTACAGCCATTGCCGGCACTATGGCAGGCACGCTGCTGATGTCTGCCCCTGCCTTAGCGTCTATTTTTGGACAGCAGGAAGTTGATCAAAGCCGCTTTGTGGCGATCGCTTCTCCCATTGGCGGCGGTAGTTCTCACCAGTTGCTGATTGTTGAGCAAGTGTCCACAACGCGTCAATGTTGGAACGAGCAGGGCAGCAATCCCACGATTATCGATCCTCTCCTGCTGACGTTTGATTTTACGGGTATCTGTGGTCGCAGCACCGATAGTAACGGCTATTCGATTCGTATTGCCGGGGAAGACTTGGGCGTTCAGTACAGCCTGCGGGTGGTGCGTCGGGGTGGAGATATGGTGCTGGTGGGCGTGCCCTTCAGTCGTTCGGCGGGCCAAGAATATGAACTTGGCCGCGCCAATGGCGTCACCACCGACTTTGCCAAAATTACCCTCGATCCTGGCTGGCGGTTTGCGAAGCGCACCTATGAAGGACGCACCTTGGGGCATGTCTACATCACTCGGGATACTGCACCACCGACCACGCCCACCACACCGCCGGTTGTGACACCGCCAGTTGTAACACCACCGACTACGCCTCCTACGACACCTCCTACGACGCCACCGACCACACCGCCGGTCGTGACACCACCCACGACCCCTGCCTTCAGTGATATTGCTGGAGATATTTATGCAGCGGATATTCAGCTTGCGGTTGAGCGTGGGTTTATTTCAGGATTTTTGGAAGACAACACCTTCCGTCCTCGCGCTTCCTTGACCCGTGAACAGTTGGTCTCCATTGTGATTGAGGCACTCGATACGTTGCCCGATGTGAATTTGGCGCTGCCGACTCAGGTAGGTAGCAACCCCTATCGAGATGTGGGTGCGTCTCGCTGGAGTGCAGCTAAGATTCAATTTGCCCGCGATAACAACATTATTAGTGGCTATCAAGACGGTAGCTTCCGTCCTGGGCAACCAGTGACACGGGCTGAGCTGATGGCAGTGTTGCGCCGTGCGGCTGAATATGGGCAAACGCTCCAAGGTGACGATCCTACGCTAGTTGGCAATACGGCGGCGACGAGCTTTACCGATATCTCCGGGCATTGGGGCTCAAGCTTGATTACCCAGATGTCTACCTACTGCGGTGTTGCTTCACCGCTCAACGAAACTGGGCAACGGTTCAGCCCCGACGAAGCGGCGCTACGTAACTACGCCACGGCGGCGACGGTGCGGATGCTGCGCTGTTTGGAAGACTAG
- a CDS encoding SLBB domain-containing protein, with amino-acid sequence MVTIHKAMPGDPRANQTLNQGLLVLMGLSVGLTASLMTALMATASVAQSDRLPVLEPDGLSRDAVLDAAPDQTLPEMTPSDLAPSDLAPLSELHHPDNDLAEADLSNTRLSEVDRLSDRLAQATPTAQSSDRLPLITPSPSEPDASQRVPIETAPLPNQPVQPTPAPVSPATPGVDPRFPFVRTDDRSFSLPRSSSFPYILGTGDTITLNIFDVPEFSDGEYVIGVDGSINLPWVGSVYLEGQTISSAGTYLEQIYAQFIRDPLIVVALVQPRPLRVSVVGEVTRPGSYTISPEAGATTDLGDGISQWATAINAIQQAGGITQLANIRNIEIRRGQTLPGEESTIEVNLWEFLQTGSLPQDITLRDGDTVLVPRVSDINQEELGEIATANFSPLLINTYVVGEVETPGAIELPPNSSLNQALLAAGGRVSNRAGRVDLIRVNLDGSVERRRVSIDFSDPVNEETNPSLRNNDIVVVRRSTLAGIFDGIEFVTAPIRNVFGLLDGVLDVRDRLDTNDNNDQNNDDDDDDDDDDDDPFDPDDPDNPDPGEPFPDVGL; translated from the coding sequence ATGGTCACGATCCACAAAGCAATGCCTGGTGACCCAAGGGCTAACCAGACACTTAATCAAGGACTGTTGGTTTTGATGGGGCTGTCGGTGGGGTTGACGGCATCACTCATGACCGCACTGATGGCAACGGCCAGCGTGGCCCAAAGCGATCGCTTGCCTGTGCTGGAGCCGGATGGTTTGTCTAGGGATGCTGTCCTAGACGCAGCTCCCGATCAAACGCTGCCCGAGATGACGCCGTCTGACTTGGCACCGTCTGACTTGGCACCGTTATCCGAGCTTCATCATCCTGATAACGACCTTGCCGAGGCAGATCTATCCAACACTCGTCTATCTGAGGTTGATCGCTTAAGCGATCGCCTAGCCCAAGCTACTCCCACCGCCCAGAGCAGCGATCGCCTGCCCTTGATCACCCCAAGCCCGTCTGAACCAGATGCTTCCCAACGGGTTCCCATCGAGACGGCACCGCTCCCAAATCAGCCGGTTCAACCCACGCCTGCTCCGGTATCCCCGGCCACTCCCGGCGTTGACCCGCGCTTTCCCTTCGTGAGAACCGACGATCGGAGCTTCTCCCTGCCCCGCTCCTCCTCCTTTCCCTATATTTTGGGCACCGGCGATACCATCACCCTCAATATTTTTGATGTCCCGGAATTTAGCGACGGGGAATATGTCATCGGCGTAGACGGTTCCATTAACCTGCCTTGGGTTGGGTCGGTTTACTTAGAAGGACAAACGATATCGAGTGCTGGCACCTACCTAGAACAGATCTATGCCCAGTTCATTCGCGATCCGCTGATTGTTGTTGCCCTAGTGCAACCTCGTCCGCTGCGGGTGAGTGTGGTGGGAGAAGTGACCCGGCCAGGCTCCTACACCATTAGCCCAGAGGCCGGTGCAACCACAGACTTGGGTGACGGCATCAGCCAGTGGGCCACCGCCATCAATGCCATTCAGCAGGCCGGAGGCATCACCCAGCTCGCCAATATCCGCAACATTGAAATTCGCCGAGGTCAGACCTTGCCCGGTGAGGAAAGCACCATTGAAGTGAACCTCTGGGAGTTTTTGCAGACCGGGAGCCTGCCCCAAGACATTACCCTGCGAGATGGAGACACCGTGTTAGTGCCGCGGGTGTCTGATATCAATCAAGAAGAACTTGGGGAAATTGCCACAGCCAATTTCTCACCGCTGTTGATCAATACCTATGTGGTTGGAGAAGTTGAAACCCCCGGAGCCATAGAGTTGCCTCCCAATTCATCTCTCAACCAAGCTTTGCTGGCGGCGGGCGGACGGGTGAGCAACCGCGCCGGTCGGGTAGACCTCATCCGCGTTAATTTGGACGGAAGCGTTGAGCGGCGGCGGGTGTCCATTGACTTCTCTGACCCAGTCAATGAAGAGACCAATCCGTCCCTGCGCAATAACGACATTGTGGTGGTGCGGCGTTCGACCTTGGCTGGAATTTTTGATGGCATCGAGTTTGTAACAGCCCCGATTCGCAACGTATTTGGTCTGCTGGATGGCGTTTTAGATGTGCGCGATCGTCTCGATACTAATGACAATAATGATCAGAATAACGACGATGACGATGACGATGACGACGACGATGATGATCCGTTTGATCCGGATGATCCAGATAATCCAGATCCAGGTGAACCCTTTCCAGATGTTGGATTATAA
- a CDS encoding helix-turn-helix transcriptional regulator yields MPRKRNSSSPPPEASLSPESVQMELSTDPRPADGEPPCEDPPSVDEPGNALPVEPPSVNAPSVEVVDRFDVSSDALQTSPDLFPNGKTTTRMASALPIWEASNILTQRKDLPWGADSKGKLRYARNVENGEGAVHFWVTEQIEDESPATLAGAAALAVIDTFDIRAACMHLIYAAHATQIDRPWEQEFVISDRQIEEYLGLKKRTDKNKQQKLALIQEIAKQPCKITTFVSWPTQSRMKGFTIEEGRLWHLLGTRYHYQQDLFGNKELSGVTFIVRAGLWARYFLNEEGRRNKNALCEYSTLSKSSLRDVMSVWQHREGAARLMVWLLFKTRLERQEPMSVMMLMDVAFGTERIEQAKQDSQSRKRFANLWDETLHLLQVRDWCIHFDPETYPPELQPLGLGRSRPSRPRGFFDRLLQAQLWITPLEDWHDSSMTVDDTDELASVEPGPEPEPEPETGLTGGQIKAMRLGYGWSQRKLAALTGLSQGLISQLETGGRSLTPDNREALSRIFELNDPTTAHIEDVLHED; encoded by the coding sequence ATGCCTCGCAAACGTAACTCCTCCTCTCCACCCCCAGAAGCATCCCTCTCGCCTGAGTCGGTGCAGATGGAGCTATCCACCGATCCCAGGCCTGCAGATGGAGAGCCGCCTTGTGAGGATCCGCCATCTGTGGATGAGCCTGGGAATGCTTTGCCTGTGGAGCCGCCGTCTGTGAATGCGCCGTCTGTGGAAGTGGTCGATCGCTTTGATGTCTCGTCGGATGCCCTGCAAACCAGTCCCGACCTGTTTCCCAACGGCAAAACCACCACCCGCATGGCCTCGGCCCTGCCCATTTGGGAAGCCAGCAATATTCTCACCCAGCGGAAGGATTTGCCCTGGGGTGCCGATTCGAAGGGCAAACTTCGCTATGCCCGCAATGTGGAAAATGGCGAAGGGGCGGTGCATTTTTGGGTCACGGAGCAGATTGAAGACGAGTCACCCGCTACCCTCGCAGGGGCCGCGGCCCTCGCGGTGATTGACACCTTTGATATTCGCGCCGCCTGTATGCATTTGATCTATGCGGCCCACGCCACCCAGATCGATCGCCCCTGGGAGCAAGAGTTTGTGATCAGCGATCGCCAGATTGAAGAATATCTGGGGCTGAAAAAGCGCACGGACAAGAATAAACAGCAGAAATTGGCGCTGATTCAAGAAATTGCCAAGCAGCCCTGCAAAATCACTACCTTTGTGTCGTGGCCCACCCAAAGCCGCATGAAGGGCTTCACCATTGAAGAAGGGCGCTTGTGGCATTTGTTGGGGACGCGCTACCACTATCAGCAGGATCTGTTTGGCAACAAAGAACTTTCTGGCGTGACCTTTATTGTGCGGGCGGGGCTCTGGGCCCGCTATTTTCTCAACGAAGAGGGGCGGCGCAACAAAAATGCCCTCTGTGAATACAGCACCCTGTCCAAATCCTCCCTGCGGGACGTGATGAGCGTTTGGCAGCACCGGGAAGGGGCGGCTCGCCTGATGGTGTGGCTGCTGTTTAAAACTCGGCTAGAGCGCCAGGAACCGATGTCGGTGATGATGCTCATGGATGTGGCCTTTGGGACAGAGCGGATTGAGCAGGCCAAGCAAGACAGCCAATCCCGCAAACGCTTTGCCAACCTCTGGGATGAAACCCTGCATCTGCTGCAGGTTCGTGATTGGTGTATTCACTTTGATCCAGAAACCTATCCGCCAGAGCTGCAGCCGTTAGGGTTGGGGCGATCGCGCCCGAGTCGGCCCCGAGGCTTTTTTGATCGCCTGCTGCAGGCCCAGCTTTGGATTACCCCCCTCGAAGACTGGCACGATAGCTCCATGACGGTGGATGATACAGACGAGCTTGCCTCTGTGGAACCGGGACCGGAGCCCGAACCGGAACCCGAAACCGGCCTCACCGGAGGGCAAATTAAGGCGATGCGCCTGGGCTATGGCTGGAGTCAACGAAAACTGGCAGCCCTCACGGGGCTCAGCCAGGGATTAATTTCTCAGCTAGAAACCGGGGGGCGATCGCTCACCCCCGATAACCGCGAGGCGCTATCCCGAATTTTTGAGCTGAATGACCCCACAACCGCCCATATCGAAGACGTGCTGCACGAGGATTAG
- a CDS encoding GDP-L-fucose synthase — MTTLDLRQKRILVTGGAGFLGQAVVAQLIEAGATAETITIPRSRDCDLRQWEACQRAVDQQDVVIHLAAHVGGIGLNREKPAELYYDNLMMGTQLIHAAYEAGVEKFVCVGTICAYPKFTPVPFQEDDLWNGYPEETNAPYGIAKKALLVQLQAYRQQYGLDGIYLLPVNLYGPKDNFDPRSSHVIPALIRKVHEAQQRGDRSIPVWGDGSPTREFLYSDDAARGIVLGTQHYSHPDPVNLGTGEEISIKDLVELICELMGFTGDLIWEHHQPNGQPRRCLDTQRAAQAFGFRSQVTFRDGLQQTIDWYRQQAQVLA; from the coding sequence ATGACAACCCTTGATCTTCGCCAGAAACGCATTCTTGTGACCGGTGGTGCCGGTTTCCTCGGTCAGGCCGTGGTGGCCCAACTGATCGAGGCGGGAGCCACGGCTGAGACCATCACCATTCCGCGATCGCGAGATTGTGATCTGCGCCAGTGGGAGGCTTGCCAACGCGCTGTTGATCAGCAGGATGTGGTGATCCATCTGGCTGCCCACGTCGGCGGCATTGGCCTCAACCGCGAAAAGCCCGCCGAGCTCTACTACGACAACTTAATGATGGGCACCCAGCTCATCCATGCCGCCTATGAAGCTGGGGTGGAAAAATTTGTCTGTGTTGGCACCATCTGCGCCTATCCCAAATTTACGCCGGTGCCCTTCCAGGAAGATGATCTGTGGAACGGCTATCCCGAAGAGACCAACGCCCCCTACGGGATTGCCAAAAAAGCTCTGCTGGTGCAGCTTCAAGCCTATCGCCAGCAGTATGGCCTGGATGGCATCTATCTCCTGCCCGTGAATTTGTACGGCCCCAAGGACAATTTTGATCCCCGCAGTTCCCATGTGATTCCCGCTCTGATCCGCAAGGTGCATGAAGCCCAACAACGGGGCGATCGCTCTATCCCTGTCTGGGGGGATGGTAGCCCCACCCGCGAGTTTCTCTATTCAGATGATGCAGCGCGGGGCATTGTGCTGGGTACGCAACACTACAGCCATCCAGATCCGGTCAATCTCGGCACCGGCGAGGAAATTTCCATTAAGGACTTAGTGGAATTGATCTGTGAGCTGATGGGCTTTACCGGCGACCTAATTTGGGAACATCATCAGCCCAACGGTCAGCCCCGTCGCTGTCTAGACACCCAGCGGGCCGCCCAAGCCTTTGGCTTTCGATCGCAGGTGACGTTTCGCGACGGCCTGCAGCAAACCATCGATTGGTATCGTCAGCAGGCGCAGGTGTTGGCGTAG
- the gmd gene encoding GDP-mannose 4,6-dehydratase, translating into MTNLKRALITGITGQDGSYLSELLLDKGYEVHGIIRRTSTFNTDRIDHIYQDPHDQQARLFLHYGDLTDGTTLRRILEDVKPVEIYNLGAQSHVRISFDAPEYTVDSVAMGTLRLLEAIRDYQQRTGIEVRFYQAGSSEMFGLVQEVPQRETTPFYPRSPYACAKVYAHWQTINYRESYQLFACNGILFNHESPRRGETFVTRKITRAIARIVAGQQSKLYLGNLDAKRDWGYAKDYVQAMWLMLQQDQPDDYVVATGETHSVRDFLNLAFRYVNLNWEDYVEFDDRYLRPSEVDLLMGDPTKAKQQLGWQPSVTFKQLVAIMVDADLQVLGLSNSNAHSNANGDSDYATVRRSLQDPLAN; encoded by the coding sequence GTGACTAATCTAAAACGTGCCCTGATTACCGGAATTACTGGACAAGATGGGTCGTACCTCAGTGAGCTGTTGCTGGACAAAGGCTATGAGGTGCATGGCATTATCCGCCGCACGTCTACATTTAACACCGATCGCATTGATCATATTTACCAAGATCCCCACGATCAGCAGGCTCGCCTCTTCCTGCACTATGGCGATCTCACCGACGGCACCACCCTGCGCCGCATTCTGGAAGATGTGAAGCCGGTGGAGATCTACAACCTGGGAGCCCAATCCCATGTGCGCATTAGCTTTGACGCTCCAGAATATACGGTAGACTCCGTGGCCATGGGGACGCTGCGCCTGCTAGAAGCCATTCGCGACTATCAGCAGCGTACCGGCATTGAGGTGCGGTTTTACCAAGCCGGTTCATCGGAAATGTTTGGTCTAGTACAGGAGGTGCCCCAGCGGGAAACCACGCCTTTCTATCCCCGCAGTCCCTATGCCTGCGCCAAGGTCTATGCCCATTGGCAAACCATCAACTATCGTGAGTCGTATCAGCTTTTTGCCTGCAATGGCATTTTGTTTAACCACGAGTCGCCTCGGCGGGGCGAAACCTTTGTCACCCGGAAGATCACCCGAGCGATCGCCCGTATTGTGGCAGGGCAACAGTCCAAGCTGTACTTGGGAAACCTGGATGCTAAACGCGACTGGGGCTATGCCAAGGACTATGTGCAGGCCATGTGGCTGATGCTGCAGCAAGACCAGCCCGATGATTATGTGGTGGCGACGGGGGAAACCCACTCGGTGCGCGACTTCCTCAACCTGGCCTTTCGCTATGTCAATCTCAACTGGGAAGATTATGTAGAATTTGACGATCGCTACCTCCGGCCCTCGGAGGTGGATCTGTTAATGGGCGATCCAACCAAAGCCAAGCAGCAGCTAGGTTGGCAGCCGTCAGTCACCTTTAAGCAACTGGTGGCGATTATGGTGGATGCCGATCTGCAAGTGCTCGGGCTGAGCAACAGTAACGCCCACAGTAACGCCAACGGCGATTCAGACTATGCCACCGTGCGGCGATCGCTCCAGGATCCCCTGGCCAACTAG
- a CDS encoding DUF3887 domain-containing protein produces the protein MKRYLPVIVIAAALLGGIAPAQAQTAPAGDAAAANVLAQGADVTAIADTFIESLASGDYATALQSYDPAIRTTLTAESLAQQWNDLIASTGAYEGPVATTVDNSGDAPVVIMTGQFENGPRDLFILFNSNNQIISMDAMEF, from the coding sequence ATGAAAAGATACTTGCCCGTTATCGTGATTGCTGCTGCTCTTCTAGGTGGCATCGCTCCAGCTCAGGCCCAAACCGCTCCTGCTGGGGACGCTGCAGCGGCCAATGTTTTAGCCCAAGGTGCTGATGTCACAGCGATCGCTGACACGTTTATTGAGTCATTAGCGAGTGGTGACTACGCGACTGCCCTGCAAAGCTACGATCCGGCCATTCGCACCACCCTCACCGCTGAAAGCCTAGCCCAGCAATGGAACGATCTTATTGCTAGTACGGGTGCTTATGAAGGCCCCGTTGCCACAACGGTGGACAACTCCGGCGATGCACCGGTAGTGATTATGACCGGTCAGTTTGAGAATGGCCCGCGCGACCTGTTTATCTTGTTTAACAGCAATAATCAGATCATCAGTATGGATGCTATGGAATTTTAG
- a CDS encoding tyrosine-protein kinase domain-containing protein: MQQSPAGYDDLNTDAPQGGLKLGPYIRMLKRNLWIVVGSTLLLGGAAFVKSTSSVPTYQAGFRLLVEPVTAEARLVDPSALTRNGGGINRAQEIDYPTQLEILKSPAMLWPIYEQVSEEFPEFAYIQLQNDLLVERSPQTKIIEVTFLGNDPGLVQTVLDETAAKYLQYSLQERKTRIGEGINFINDQLPTLEERASELQDRLQDLQQRFFVNDPENESAQLTEQLRGIVSQQVETAQELREQREYYASLQRQLNLTPNQAIAASTLSEEPGYQALLTQFRELEAQIAVESARFTEASPTIQALREQQDNIASLMNSTAQSIIGPALGGESSNPEVQAFQNSIRLGLIQQMVDTSNLVELLEVRQDELGRLRSAAEDRVQDFPAIAREYNEIQRELDITTQALDQLLSQRETLSLEAAQSAVPWEVLSEPQVPLDENGDPMPESSSPIILLAGIMGGAMLGAALALLLEKYRDIYHDVEDIEDAMPAPILSVVPPCPFANQVLFYSPESSTLRPAEQSSIVAFQEAFSELFAGLRFQKSGTIQSLAVCSATMGDGTSTIAANLAQTLASSGKRVLLVDANFRDPRLHEFFDLPNDKGLGDLLKSSFEPEAVIRSAPTAEHLSILTAGSTMVDAPKLLGSPRMEAVSDRLAEMFDVVIYDAPPLRDYMDTVFLSDHVDGVLMAVALRRTKQSAVNIALEKLQEYSISLVGVVANSPLNRHRPMQQSSTRVAAEEPLWMKTGVSGSEAGGLSIQASEGKPVPHES, encoded by the coding sequence ATGCAGCAGTCCCCAGCGGGTTACGACGATCTAAATACTGACGCTCCCCAGGGCGGGTTGAAGCTTGGCCCCTACATTCGAATGCTCAAGCGCAATCTCTGGATTGTGGTTGGCAGCACTCTTTTGTTGGGGGGGGCTGCGTTTGTGAAAAGTACCTCCTCAGTGCCCACCTACCAAGCAGGGTTTCGGCTGCTGGTGGAGCCGGTGACGGCGGAAGCTCGATTAGTCGATCCATCGGCATTAACGCGGAATGGTGGTGGTATTAACCGGGCCCAGGAAATTGACTATCCCACCCAGCTTGAGATTTTGAAAAGCCCGGCGATGCTATGGCCCATCTACGAGCAGGTCAGCGAGGAGTTTCCAGAATTTGCCTATATTCAGCTCCAGAACGACCTCTTGGTGGAGCGATCGCCCCAAACCAAGATCATTGAAGTGACCTTTCTTGGCAATGATCCTGGTTTGGTGCAGACGGTGCTGGATGAAACCGCTGCCAAGTATCTGCAATATAGTTTGCAAGAGCGGAAAACCCGAATTGGTGAAGGGATTAACTTCATTAATGACCAACTTCCTACCCTAGAAGAGCGCGCTAGTGAGCTGCAAGATCGGCTGCAAGATCTCCAGCAGCGCTTTTTTGTGAATGATCCTGAAAACGAAAGTGCTCAGCTCACAGAACAATTGCGGGGCATTGTGTCTCAGCAGGTGGAAACGGCTCAGGAGTTGCGGGAGCAGCGCGAATACTATGCTTCGCTACAGCGGCAGCTCAACCTCACACCCAATCAGGCGATCGCGGCTTCAACCTTAAGTGAAGAGCCAGGCTATCAGGCGCTGCTGACCCAGTTTCGCGAGCTAGAGGCCCAAATTGCCGTCGAGTCTGCCCGCTTTACGGAGGCCAGCCCAACCATTCAAGCGCTACGGGAGCAGCAAGATAATATTGCTAGCCTCATGAACTCAACGGCCCAAAGTATTATTGGCCCTGCCCTAGGCGGCGAGTCGAGTAATCCTGAAGTGCAGGCTTTCCAAAACAGTATCCGCCTGGGTTTGATTCAGCAGATGGTTGATACGTCCAATCTAGTTGAACTATTGGAAGTGCGGCAGGATGAGCTAGGGCGTTTGCGGTCGGCGGCGGAAGACCGGGTGCAAGATTTCCCAGCGATCGCCCGAGAATACAACGAAATTCAGCGAGAATTGGATATCACCACCCAGGCGCTGGATCAACTGCTCTCCCAACGGGAGACCCTAAGCCTAGAAGCCGCTCAGAGCGCTGTACCTTGGGAAGTGCTGTCAGAGCCGCAGGTGCCCTTAGATGAAAACGGCGACCCCATGCCCGAGTCGTCCAGCCCGATTATTTTGCTGGCGGGCATTATGGGCGGAGCGATGTTGGGAGCTGCCCTGGCACTGCTGCTTGAAAAATATCGCGATATCTACCACGACGTTGAGGATATCGAGGACGCTATGCCCGCTCCGATCCTGTCCGTGGTGCCTCCCTGTCCCTTTGCCAACCAAGTCCTGTTCTATTCGCCGGAGTCGTCTACCCTACGGCCCGCTGAGCAAAGCTCGATTGTGGCGTTTCAGGAAGCCTTTAGCGAATTGTTTGCCGGGCTGCGGTTTCAAAAAAGTGGCACGATTCAATCCCTAGCGGTCTGTTCTGCAACGATGGGGGATGGCACGTCAACGATTGCGGCTAATTTAGCCCAAACCCTAGCATCCTCTGGAAAACGAGTGCTGTTGGTCGATGCTAATTTCCGAGATCCAAGGCTGCATGAGTTTTTTGATCTGCCCAATGATAAGGGCCTAGGCGACCTTCTCAAGTCGTCTTTTGAACCAGAAGCGGTGATCCGATCGGCACCAACGGCGGAGCATCTTTCCATCTTAACGGCCGGCAGCACGATGGTGGATGCACCTAAGCTGTTGGGGTCGCCTAGGATGGAAGCCGTCAGCGATCGCTTAGCCGAGATGTTTGACGTGGTGATTTACGACGCTCCGCCCCTGCGCGACTACATGGACACGGTGTTTTTGTCTGACCATGTGGATGGCGTGTTGATGGCGGTGGCCCTGCGCCGCACCAAGCAGTCAGCCGTGAACATTGCCCTAGAAAAATTGCAGGAATATTCTATATCCCTGGTGGGGGTGGTGGCCAACTCGCCCCTCAATCGTCATCGGCCCATGCAGCAAAGCTCTACCAGGGTGGCAGCCGAAGAACCTCTTTGGATGAAAACCGGCGTTTCTGGTTCAGAAGCTGGCGGTTTGTCGATCCAGGCTAGTGAGGGAAAGCCAGTGCCCCATGAGTCTTAG
- a CDS encoding pentapeptide repeat-containing protein, translating into MADQEHLDLLTQSVDAWNEWRQTLRIKPDLSGAKLSGLDLHIADLIKAKLVEAQLVKTNLRGAYLRDADLSEANLQQADLEDVDAGWSIFIQANLRRAKLSRAQLIQANLSWADLREVNLTGANLSWADLSSVQCTGSILVDTDLSRTKLQNSALNLSDLSNANLIEANLSNASLVGVDLEEANLSRSTLVGCNFTEAYLVGAKLSGADLTGCCFQNADLQYADFTNTCIDQVIFDGANLKGAILPKPAAEPGRSR; encoded by the coding sequence ATGGCCGATCAAGAACATCTCGACTTGCTCACCCAGAGCGTAGATGCCTGGAATGAATGGCGGCAAACCCTCCGCATTAAGCCGGATCTGAGCGGTGCCAAGTTAAGTGGGCTGGATTTACATATCGCGGATTTGATCAAGGCCAAGCTGGTGGAAGCGCAACTGGTGAAAACGAACCTGCGCGGTGCCTATCTGCGGGATGCGGATTTGAGTGAGGCGAATCTGCAACAGGCAGATTTAGAGGATGTGGATGCGGGCTGGTCAATTTTTATCCAAGCCAATCTACGGCGCGCTAAGCTATCGCGGGCCCAGCTCATCCAAGCCAATCTCAGTTGGGCTGATCTGCGGGAAGTGAACCTCACGGGGGCCAATCTCAGTTGGGCTGATCTCAGCAGCGTGCAGTGTACGGGTTCTATTTTGGTGGATACTGACCTTAGCCGTACCAAGCTGCAAAACAGCGCGCTCAACCTGTCTGACCTCAGCAATGCCAACTTGATTGAGGCTAACCTCAGTAATGCCAGTTTGGTTGGGGTAGATCTTGAGGAAGCCAACCTCAGCCGCAGCACCCTGGTAGGCTGTAATTTTACCGAAGCTTATCTGGTGGGCGCGAAGCTAAGCGGAGCCGATCTCACCGGCTGCTGCTTTCAAAACGCCGATCTCCAATATGCAGATTTCACCAACACCTGCATCGATCAGGTGATCTTCGACGGTGCCAATCTTAAGGGGGCAATTTTGCCAAAACCAGCGGCAGAGCCAGGGCGATCGCGCTAA